Proteins found in one Flavobacterium channae genomic segment:
- a CDS encoding glycosyltransferase family 39 protein — MSQFISFVKSNKWIILILIVATILRLYNLDYQSLWMDEIYTLNVASPKHSFSQIISEVNLRESFPYLYFFIMNTMFSLFGDTSIVARIPSVIFGIAAVWMMYKFGKETYSKKVGLIAALLFTFNEYAIFHSQDARAYSLYLLCLLFSFYKFVIFLKNNTQKNMIWFAISAGLLVNVNFFSVLNVITQGFILLFVLFNLDKSERVAYFKKLLVIAGIILLFFIPNAYKFYLLSKFKSSWIPAPSNDGLTNILKEFISVSEILVFVYGILFTFFIIKVFNQKRTKSIKEIIDNKLVFNYLLIAAWISFVVVVILLKSYLSSSLYVSRYFISIFPAIILVISIALVSIKNIQVRLSFLALLVFFMAFDLVVVKKYYHTPLKAQFREASDMVKFYNPNKDVVYTSLKYWYDYFLNNHGQKFEVVDKPNLTVLVKEMQANPALLKSFWIVDGYQDIVKLSDADQQFLDTHFRLQETYDGLGAIARHYIKK, encoded by the coding sequence ATGAGCCAGTTTATTAGTTTTGTTAAAAGCAACAAATGGATAATCTTAATATTAATTGTAGCAACAATTTTAAGATTGTATAATCTTGATTACCAAAGTTTATGGATGGATGAAATTTATACATTAAATGTTGCTAGTCCAAAACATTCATTTTCACAAATTATTTCAGAAGTAAATCTTAGAGAAAGTTTTCCCTATTTGTATTTTTTTATTATGAATACAATGTTTTCTTTGTTTGGAGACACTTCAATTGTAGCCAGAATTCCATCAGTAATTTTCGGCATCGCGGCAGTTTGGATGATGTATAAATTTGGTAAAGAAACCTATTCTAAAAAAGTTGGCTTAATAGCAGCACTCCTATTTACTTTCAACGAATATGCAATTTTCCACTCTCAAGATGCTAGAGCATATTCCTTATATTTACTATGTTTATTATTCTCTTTTTACAAATTTGTAATTTTCTTGAAGAATAACACACAAAAAAACATGATTTGGTTTGCAATTAGTGCTGGTTTACTAGTTAATGTAAACTTTTTTAGTGTACTTAATGTAATTACTCAAGGATTTATATTGCTATTTGTACTGTTTAACTTAGATAAATCAGAACGAGTTGCCTATTTTAAAAAATTACTAGTTATTGCTGGAATTATTTTATTGTTTTTTATTCCAAATGCATATAAATTCTATTTATTGAGTAAATTCAAATCTTCTTGGATTCCTGCTCCTTCAAATGATGGATTAACTAATATTTTAAAAGAATTTATAAGTGTTTCAGAAATTTTGGTATTTGTTTATGGTATATTATTCACCTTTTTTATAATAAAAGTATTTAATCAAAAACGAACAAAATCCATTAAAGAAATAATTGATAATAAATTAGTTTTTAATTATTTATTAATAGCTGCTTGGATTTCATTTGTTGTAGTTGTTATTTTATTGAAATCTTATTTAAGTTCATCTTTATATGTTTCTAGGTACTTTATAAGCATTTTTCCTGCAATAATTTTAGTGATTTCAATTGCTTTAGTAAGTATAAAAAACATTCAAGTTAGATTATCTTTTCTCGCTTTGTTGGTGTTTTTTATGGCTTTTGATTTGGTGGTTGTAAAAAAATATTATCACACCCCTTTGAAAGCTCAATTTAGAGAAGCTTCGGATATGGTTAAGTTTTACAATCCTAACAAAGATGTGGTGTACACGAGTTTAAAATATTGGTACGATTATTTTTTAAACAATCACGGACAAAAATTTGAAGTTGTTGATAAACCTAATTTAACCGTTTTGGTAAAAGAAATGCAAGCCAATCCAGCATTGTTAAAATCGTTTTGGATTGT
- the rffA gene encoding dTDP-4-amino-4,6-dideoxygalactose transaminase, translating into MKIPFNKPYLTGKETQYIEEAVKSGKISGNGIFTQKCQQFFESNYGFKKTLLTTSCTDALEMAAILINIKEGDEVIMPSYTFVSTANAFVLRGAKIVFADSMPNHPNMDATKIEPLITSKTKAIVPVHYAGVACDMDTIMDLAKKYNLFVVEDAAQAIDSYFIGKDGLKKALGSIGHLAAFSFHETKNIISGEGGMLAINDEEFINRAEIIWEKGTNRSSFFRGEVDKYGWVDIGSSFLPSEIVAAFLWAQLENLETIQNTRKSHWENYNLALIDWAKKHEISLPELPHYATNNAHMFYLVCKNLEQRTALINHLKQNDIWAVFHYISLHKSPFYVDKHDGRVLPETDNFTNRLLRLPLFFELDSKEVSTKILSF; encoded by the coding sequence ATGAAAATCCCATTCAATAAACCTTATTTAACAGGTAAAGAAACACAATATATAGAAGAAGCAGTAAAATCGGGAAAGATTTCTGGTAATGGTATTTTTACACAAAAATGCCAACAGTTTTTCGAGTCTAATTATGGTTTCAAAAAAACGTTGTTAACCACTTCTTGTACTGATGCACTTGAAATGGCAGCTATTTTAATAAATATCAAAGAAGGAGATGAGGTAATTATGCCATCTTACACTTTTGTATCTACTGCAAATGCATTTGTACTTAGAGGTGCTAAAATAGTATTTGCTGATAGTATGCCAAATCATCCAAACATGGATGCAACTAAAATAGAGCCTTTAATTACATCTAAAACAAAAGCAATTGTTCCTGTTCATTATGCCGGAGTGGCATGTGATATGGACACGATTATGGATTTAGCAAAAAAGTATAACTTATTTGTGGTTGAAGATGCTGCTCAAGCGATTGATAGTTATTTTATTGGAAAAGATGGTTTAAAAAAAGCATTGGGTTCCATAGGACATTTAGCTGCTTTTTCATTCCATGAAACTAAGAATATTATTTCTGGAGAAGGTGGAATGTTAGCAATTAATGACGAAGAATTTATTAACAGAGCTGAAATAATTTGGGAGAAAGGAACGAATCGTTCATCTTTTTTTAGAGGTGAAGTAGATAAATACGGCTGGGTGGATATAGGAAGTTCATTTTTGCCTTCAGAAATTGTTGCTGCTTTTTTATGGGCACAATTAGAAAATTTAGAAACTATTCAAAATACAAGAAAGTCACATTGGGAAAATTATAATTTGGCATTAATCGATTGGGCAAAAAAACATGAAATTAGTTTACCAGAATTGCCTCATTATGCCACAAATAATGCACATATGTTTTATTTGGTATGTAAAAATTTAGAGCAAAGAACTGCATTGATCAATCATTTAAAGCAAAATGATATTTGGGCTGTTTTTCATTATATAAGTTTACATAAAAGTCCGTTTTATGTGGACAAGCATGACGGAAGAGTATTACCAGAAACCGATAATTTTACGAATCGTTTACTTCGTTTACCTTTGTTTTTCGAGTTAGATTCTAAAGAGGTTAGTACTAAAATTTTATCTTTTTAA
- a CDS encoding formyltransferase family protein: MNSIAMFIMGKKGLACLETVLNTTAVELKFVIYATDKNVEKDYADEIVALCTKHNILHYNKNTFDETLLNNVSYYIAVAWRWLIKSNLEKLIVFHDSILPRNRGFNPLVTALINGDEEIGVTAIFANKEFDKGDILGVEKVNVIYPIKISEAIDIISVCYQDLVIKIVKQIAENSLVATPQDETQATFSLWRDEEDYFIDWNLEASTLERTIHALGFPYGGARTKMEDNIIILDEIKSIPDVKIENRTPGKIIFLDNNQPTIVCGKGLLKIEKAHYLDNGNEVVFNKFRTRLK, encoded by the coding sequence ATGAATAGTATTGCCATGTTTATTATGGGTAAAAAAGGATTAGCTTGTTTAGAAACTGTTCTAAACACTACCGCTGTTGAATTAAAGTTTGTCATTTATGCTACAGATAAAAATGTAGAAAAAGATTATGCTGATGAAATTGTCGCTTTATGTACAAAGCACAATATTTTGCATTATAACAAAAATACTTTCGATGAAACTTTACTAAATAATGTTTCTTATTATATTGCTGTTGCTTGGAGATGGTTAATTAAATCTAATTTGGAAAAGTTGATTGTGTTTCATGATTCCATTTTACCAAGAAATAGAGGATTTAATCCATTAGTAACTGCCTTAATTAATGGAGATGAAGAAATAGGAGTAACTGCTATTTTTGCTAATAAAGAATTCGATAAAGGTGATATTTTAGGAGTAGAAAAAGTAAATGTAATTTATCCAATAAAGATTAGTGAAGCGATTGATATAATTAGTGTTTGTTATCAAGATTTAGTAATAAAAATAGTTAAACAAATAGCCGAAAATTCTTTAGTTGCTACTCCTCAAGATGAAACCCAAGCCACTTTTAGTTTGTGGAGAGATGAAGAAGATTATTTTATCGATTGGAATTTGGAAGCTTCAACTTTAGAACGAACAATACATGCTTTAGGTTTTCCTTATGGTGGTGCTAGAACCAAAATGGAAGACAATATCATAATTTTAGACGAAATAAAATCGATTCCAGATGTGAAAATTGAAAACAGAACACCTGGAAAAATAATATTTTTGGACAACAATCAACCAACAATTGTTTGTGGCAAAGGACTATTAAAAATAGAAAAAGCACATTATTTAGACAATGGAAATGAAGTGGTTTTTAATAAATTTAGAACGAGATTAAAATGA
- a CDS encoding glycosyltransferase family 2 protein gives MKLSVVSPVYRAELVLEELVERISNSIPSSFNSYEIILVDDFSPDKSWQKIVEISSKNSNVRGFKLSRNFGQHYAITAGLNQVFGDYVVVLDCDLQDQPEEIEKLFNASQKGFDIVLARRYERKDSLYKKTVSKLFYKTLSYLTGTKQDATVANFGIYSKQVIDEVVKLEEKIKYFPTMVKWVGFSTSYVNVEHASRSEGKSNYNLKKLLNLALDIILAYSDKPLRLIIKFGLSIAMVSFLMVIYVLFEKITGKVSVSGYASLIISIWFLSGCLLTTLGVVGLYIGKIFEGVKNRPSYIIEKSTDE, from the coding sequence ATGAAATTATCAGTTGTTTCACCAGTTTATAGAGCTGAGTTAGTTTTAGAGGAGTTAGTGGAAAGAATTTCAAATAGTATTCCTTCTTCTTTTAATTCTTATGAAATTATTTTGGTAGATGATTTTAGTCCCGATAAATCATGGCAGAAAATAGTTGAAATTTCTAGTAAAAATTCTAATGTAAGAGGTTTTAAATTAAGTAGAAACTTTGGACAGCATTATGCTATAACTGCAGGATTAAATCAAGTTTTTGGGGATTATGTGGTAGTTTTAGACTGTGATTTACAAGACCAACCTGAAGAAATTGAAAAACTATTCAATGCATCACAAAAAGGGTTTGATATTGTATTAGCAAGAAGATACGAACGAAAAGATTCACTTTATAAAAAGACTGTTTCCAAGCTGTTTTATAAAACACTTTCTTATTTAACAGGCACAAAACAAGATGCAACGGTGGCTAACTTTGGAATATATTCAAAACAAGTCATAGATGAAGTTGTAAAATTAGAAGAGAAAATCAAATATTTTCCTACTATGGTAAAATGGGTAGGGTTTTCAACGAGTTATGTCAATGTTGAACACGCATCAAGATCAGAGGGAAAATCAAATTATAATTTAAAAAAACTACTCAATTTAGCTTTAGACATTATTTTAGCGTATTCAGATAAGCCTTTGCGATTAATTATTAAATTTGGATTGTCTATTGCCATGGTATCCTTTTTAATGGTTATTTATGTTTTATTTGAAAAAATTACGGGTAAAGTTTCAGTAAGTGGATATGCTAGTTTAATAATTAGTATTTGGTTTTTGAGTGGATGTTTATTAACCACACTTGGAGTAGTAGGTTTATACATAGGTAAAATTTTTGAAGGAGTAAAAAACAGACCAAGTTACATTATAGAAAAATCAACAGATGAATAG